The sequence ACTCTCGGTGAAGGTGAGCTTTggccaggaagaaaaagaggtgACTTAGACCCCATATCCTGGATCTGCTCCTGCTGACGATTGAGATTGCGTTGAATGTGTCGAGTGAATATCGAAGATGAGCAGGAATTTGATCCGCCCACTCATTGAGCTTTGTGTCGAGGACGGTGAAAGGCATATCTGATTTCCAAGGCATGGCCTTTTCAAGATGCCGACCACCTCGACCGTGCCATGTGGTGATAGCACCCAGGATCGAGATTATTCGAACAAGGTGAATATAGATGTTCTCCGCATCATCCGGTCTGGGTTTGAAGTCGCTCAATGCCGCGCTAGAAGACGGGTGGAATCGTCGGAAGATAAGGTCCTCTTCAGAAATAGGGAGATGACAGAAGACATCTCGATCATCTATCCCACTTGGCCGATCCCGACCATTCGAGAGAAGCTTGTCTAGGAAATAGCAGCTCCAGAACGTACGGCGTTGAAGCTCGGAAGCCAGTCGATCTTCGTTCTCGGTCTGCTCCCGTCTGCCCCAGTCAAAAGGATTGGGTGGCTTGTCCATCACAGACAGACGGAGCATCTGTGCCATGCGAATCGCGCTACCCAGATGCATCCAAGCCTTGGACTCATAACCACAGCCTACCTCGTAAACACAAAGGACGAGATACGTCTGAatcaaaggaagagagacaaCATCGCGCGACCTTTGAGTCATCTCACCAGCGTAATCATAGAACTCGCATGCACGATCCCTCGTGTAGTTCGGGCTCACCCGAAAGACGAGAGCGATTGTCGCATACACGAACCCCTTGTCTAGCTTGCCGTCACCAAAGTCCGCTCGAAAAGTGACTGGGTCGACAAAAAAGAGCAAGGTAGTGCCAAAATTATCGAGGAAGAACTCGGCTATTTGTATCAGCTCGGTCTTTGGCATTTCTGGCAAATGTTCAGAGCTTCGCTTTTCTGATGGAGATTCTTGCGAGAGTCGAATGGCGGAATTTTCCACAGGCCCGTCTTGGGATAATCCTGCATATTTGCATTGACTCGAGCGTTTCTGACAGCTCTTGCACGAGGGCCAGCCACTGCTACATCGTATTTTGCGCTGTCTGTGTTCATCATTGTTATCCACTGAAGCCCATACTAATACATGTTCATGCAAACACACTGACCGGCAGGGTATACAGGCAACTGGCGCTCGTTGGCCTGGAAGATGTGCTGGGCGGCGCTGTTTCTTGACTTCACTGATGCGCTTTGAGGTGACCATCTTTTGCAAATCTTGTCGGGATCCAGGCCCCATCGATTGGAGTGAATTTGTCTGGAATGAACTAGCTAGTCTTATGGCGGACGACGAGTAAAGTTATCAGTCTACCGGCGCCGTCGCCCCCAGTGTCTTGGCTTTCTATTTGAGCTTCAGGGCAGTTCTTACCGGCATAGCAGGGagacttctttttttctttcttttttttttttcaacaaGTCACAATTTGTCAGTTCTGAGCTTGCGACATAGAAAAGAATTGACTATGCTCAGTCTTCTGAATGGGTACAATGACAGAGGGCTAATGGCCAAGACTCGACATGGCAGCCTCTCGGCATTGCCGCGTGGTTGTCTCCGTGCCCCGCTCATGGCCGATAGCGGCGTTGCCGAGGACGATGGACCAGATGCGCACAAGGACAGCAGATTACGCCACGAGCATCGAGGTAAACCCAGGACTTCTGTGGATATGAAGATGACTTGGGCCATTCGAAGGCTGTcatttttcttgtccaaaaATAGAGGCCATCGCAAAGCCTGGCATGAAGTGATCTTGTAAAGCAGGGGTCCATTGCATTCAAACTCAATGTTCTTCAAAGGTAAGATCAAAGATTCGCTACTGTAGGAAACCGTTGGCccttcttgaagattggCACTATTTCCTTCAATGTTATCATATTCCACCGCATCCTCTACTGATCAATTTCACCTGGTACGAGAAGCTCACGCGATGAGGTGCCATGATCCCGCCTCATAAAACTGGCTGCAGAAGTCGTTTGCCCGTCACTGAATCAGACGCAATCAAGTATCAAGACTGTTTGACCGAAGAGTTCGACCAGTGGGCGTGTAAGATGTCATATGTATGGCAATCATGGCTCACTCTCATTCCCCTGTCTCTGCTTCCTTCCTGCAAGACTACGCGGCAGGACACGTTCTTCCGTCCTGAAGGGACCTTGAATGAAACAAAGTGGATTGAGACCTTGTCGATGAAGGGAGACCGACGAGGGACGCGCAATGTGGAAGATCAAGCCGGGTCCCGAAAAATTTCCTCCAGCCTTGTCATGGAATGGGGAGTGGAACCATTCATTTAGGAGTTCAAGTCGTGTCTTCGTAAACTCTATGCCATCTACCGATTTTAAGCGGACAGGACATGGCGCGAAAGCCGTAGTATGAAATCATTGCCGCTTCTCTTCCAAATCGCGCTCGTCAAAAGGGTCCCCGAATTCATCTGCAGTGTGACCCAATAAGTACTTCAGGGTTGCAAGAAAGAATCCCTTGTCGACTTACTCAGATTGAAATCCTTATCGATGACCTGCTCCATCGCTCGATGATATTCATCTTGGGCGCGCTTGCTGTTCCAGGCGGCCCCTGCTAGCTCCGAACCTTTTCCAGATGCCCCATCAGTCTGTGGTTCTGCCATGCTAGCAAGACCCTCGTCAGCAGAAATAGAAGTATCGAGGAGTTGCTGCGGCTGAGAGCCGGGAGGAGAGAGTTCTGAAAGAGGAGCCATGGCAGAATGATGTCGAGTGGGAGTGCGAGCACTGGTGTCAAGAGCGTCTGAGTCTGATCGAGGAGAGCCGGCAGATGAGGTCATTTCAGAATCACCGTCGGGGTCTCTGGATCCTGAGCAGATCTGTcagaccaagaaaaaaaaagttgaggCGTGAATGAGGGAAGGGGATAAAGAATGGAGAAGCAAGTCAACAGAGCAGATATAGAGAACCCCGCGCCCAATGAGAGAAGTGATTGCGTCCAATGAGCCAACTGCGTGATTTGACTGGGAGAAGTGGAAACTAACCAACTGCCATATTGGTGCTGTGGAcgcccaagaaaaaaaaagaacgccTTCCGAGTTGTCAGAGTAACCTTTGGAGGTTGGATCACTGGTGATTGCATAAGTGGAGTAGGCCAGCGAAAGAGCGGAGATCGACACACCCGAACTGGGCGGGGGGCGGTGGGCGCCTCGCCATTGGAGACGGTGAataattttcttttttcgcAGTCGTTTTTTCCCCGCTATTCATCAAAGTTGCTCACTCAGATCTCACAACATCTACTTCATCATTTAGCGTCATCTTGTTTCTTTGATTCAATCAGCTGACACCATATATCGACGTGTTTCGGTCATCTCCACCAAACATGAGTACAAGTACCGAAGTTCCCGACGCCTGGGATGCTGACTGGGAGTCTCAAGCTGATGTAAACCCTCTCCCGATCCCTTCCACCCAATTTTCCCTTGCCGGAAGAAGTAATCAAGCAGCGATGAATATCTAGCGGCTCTGAGACTCGCTCTTATTCAGTCAAGGCAGAAGTTGAAGATTTGATGGCTGATACCTCAGACTTGCAGAAGCTCGCGGATCAACCCAACCCAGCACCCGAGAAAAAGATCTCCTCGAAAGTCACCAAAGCCCAGCGAAGAGCGCAACAAGCAGAGTTTAATCGGCAACTTTGGGCGGAAGCGTATGTTACGAAATAAGTCATACCAGGTTGGGAGGTTCACATCGTCTAAGCAAAATTTCCTCTGCAGAGAAGCCCCGCAGACGTTCCACTATATCGAAGCCCGCTCAGAAGTACCACTGAAGCAAGATTTCAAACCAACGGTCACTCTTCTGAGTCGAAGACCACAAATCGCCACACGGCAATCCAATGGCCGCGGTGGCGTAGATGGAGCGACAGCTGGCCTTGGGCAACTCGGCTtggatgatgacggtgattCGGACGAGGACCGCAGCAAACAACGTCAGCCAACCTTTGAGGAACGGCAAGCGATAGCCCTCAAGAACCGCGAAGAGAAGCAGAGGAAGTACGAAGAAGTTCGTGAACGACTTTTCGGAAGCCCTTCCGCGCCGACATCTGGCAATTCCACGCCAAGGAGCACAACCCCGCCCCGTCAGAACCAGTCGGCGGAGGGGCGAAGCAAGGGCAAAGGCCGGGGCGGGCAGCGAGACtacagagagaagagggactCTTCCTCAATGTCGACTAAGTCTAGACAGCAACTCTATGACCCTGCGAGTCCGAATCGGTCAAATGGTGAATCGCCTTTTCAGCGGGATCGCTCTCAGGGAGACAGAGTCGACCTCGAGAAGTCACAAACACCTCAACAGCCAATTCGAACTCCCCGTGGCCCAGATGCTagtgggagaggaggatTTGGATTCGCTCTTCGCGGTGCACGCGGGGGCTAGGAATTACAAGACAGCCTTGTTCGCTTCAAATCATTCAAACTATCCACCCTCTTCCAGAGGACCGCTCCATCACCGTCCCCGTGCCCGTCGCGCCATTCTTACCTGGTTGATCATGGCTCCTCGAACTTCGAAAATTTCCTGGATATCGCAACATGGATCCCTGAAATTATGGAAGCCCCCTCCCCGAATTGATTGCATTTGCAACCTGAGACGTATTGGGTCGATTTTCTGCAGCTCCCGTCAGCATATTGCTCTCTTTCCAGGCCATCCAATCGGGCATAGCAGAGTATTACCGGCATAGCGGGCATAACTTTCCAAGTACAGCGCATCCGTGCTGGTGGTTGCCTGTACGTGCTCATTGGATTCAACTGCGTTCACCCAGGCCGCCCACCGTGTGCCATTTTCGGCGTCAGGCCATCCTCGGTACGGTTTCATGACCCGACGGAGTCGGATCAACCATGGCGCGACTTGTACGTCCACAAACGATATGTGTGGAccaacaaaaaaaggccCCTCGGGATGCGCGGCTTTGATAAGCGTCTCGAACGCGTTCCGCAGCTCTGTGGCATGCTCCACCTGCTTCTCAGGGTTCTGTTCTTGCAAAAGGCGATAGAATCCCGGTACAACGTGTCGATTGATCTGAACGAATGGGTCAATTAAACTACAGTCGTTCCAGGCCTTCTGAGTCTACTCACATGGTCTGACCACAGTCGACAATGCGCTCGCGTCTTTGGATCATCGGGAAGAAGCGGTGTACTGGTCTTCAGGTCCTCGAGCTAAAGCCGACAGCCATGATTAGAATTGCGCGCCCACTTTTTCTCACCCGACATCTCTCTCACATATTCCATCAGCACGGTACTTTCATAGCAGCCCCAGTCGTCGTGTCGCAGAGCTGGAACAAGCCCTCGCGGGTTCACCTCCAGCAATGACTGAGGTTTCTCATAGGGATCGACTTCGATGTACTGGTACGGTATCTTCTTGGCCTCTAGTGCTATCCAAACCCTCTGCACAAAGGGGCTTCGcacatcatcctcatctttcaGTATCTTGACTAGAAGTGATTCGATCGAATATGTTCGCCCTTACCAAAAACAGCTTCCATAGAGCTTGAGCGGTGACTCTGTAGAGTGATCGGCTACGGTCACCGCAGCCTTTCCTGTCGCTTTGGTGTGGTACGGCTTCTGGTTCGACATGTTGTTTTGTGTTTTGTGTCTTCTAGTACTGCTGCAAATTATCAGATAGATGACTGTTAAATGTACGTGTATGAGTCGCTGGGAAATAGCTCGGAACTTCGATTTCTCCAAGTGCAGCCGGTAGTCAACAGCTCGAGTTCTTCCAAGTACAACAAGACGGACTGTTTGGCTGTGACGTAAGGACCACTTAATCGCGGGGTTGACAATGGCCAACCACACGCCATCAACAACCATTTTAGTCCTCCCACGTGAAAGAGAACCACAACGATATCAGCTATCTCCCATGCGCACCTGTccagccatcttcttctggctctcCTTTCGTTGAAGAAAATCTCTTGAACCCTACTGAATTTCACCCGGTGCCTTATGAATCCTCGGGAGTCTGCGCTGGTGACCTCAGCTTGGAGTATTCTGCTGCTAATGCCAGTGCCATTTTACCCGCTGGACTGTGAACTGCATCTCGTAGCCTTCTGCTCCAGGATAAATCTTGTGGAATAGAGAGGGTTTGATAACGTACAGAAACCACTCAGATCATTTTCAAGGGCAAAATTCGATCGATTGATGTAATGAGAAAGTATTCTGCAGCAATGGTAGCGTAGTCTTAAGTAAATAGCAGAGTTTCTTGCAAATTTTGTCTGATTCAGTCTTGATAGATAGGTTGCAGCGAACTTGATTACAGATTAGGTAGGTGATTGTATACCTATATGAGCGATTGTACATGGATGCAGGCAAACTCAATTGGAGTGGCAGGTATAGTAGATGCAAACTTATTTCATAAGAATACACTGGGCTGTATGCAAAATCATAATCGGCCTTGGATTCGCATACAGGGGTCCTAGCATTAAAGATCAGCGTCATGGGCTTTTCATCACCCTTTGTCTCAGGATGATGGTAAGAGGAGGATGGGTCATTCATGAAATAGATACATATGTGATCCGGATCTGAGATAACTTTGTGGCCGAAGCTACTGTCTCGAGGGCATCGACCGCTTTGTTCTGTAGAATCACGCAACGCCCAGACAAACCAAAGCCACACTCAGCAGGGCCGGAAACGCCAAGAATTCGGGATACTTCGCAATGATAGACAGAACGAAGGATGAAGATTGCTTTAGCGGGACTTCTTGCCCGCAAATCTCTTGGATGCCTCAGCGTTGGCAAACGGGAATCCCGAAGCTCTCTTGTCAGCACCTGTCTTGCGACTGATCTTGCCATTACTTGTCGCGAAGAGCAGACACCAGAGGCCAACGGCCGCAATGGAAGAGTTCACTAGGACACCGAACAGATAAAGTCCCTGTCCAGTAGTCACATATCTCGTGTAGGTGTAGAATGCAGATGCGGAATGGAACAGGAAAGTGACCATCAACGTAGGGCTGGCGTACGGCGCTTTAGGGTCCGCATCTTCCGTTGTGATCGGCTCAGAGATTGACGAGGTCAGGGGAATAGAGCCGGTCAGCATAGCGGTCAATACAGCGATAGTGAGGAGGCTGAACCCCAGAGAGCGAGCAAAGTAGACCTCAACCGCTATTCGACCCTGTTAGCCATCTGCATGCAGGACACGAAATTGCTTGGACTATGCGGGACTGACATGATGCGGGTCGAGTTTCATCCAGCAGAAGTGCCACGATCATACCGGGACTCGTGACCAGAGGCAGGCTCTGCAGTGCGAGCCAGCCGGCTGTTGAGTAAGTGTACGCTTGGAAGACCTAAACCAAGATAGTCAGTGGTCATCATTCAAGGGCTCAGCGCCAAGGCTCCATGTATGAAGATGAGACAAGATTTTGGGAACTCCTACTCACGTCCATGTTAAGATTAATGCCTTGAAGATCTTCTGTTGGTATTTCACAATCGTactttggaaaaagaaaaacgtAGGTGGATTAAACACGCACAGTTGTGATCGTGAAAGATGGACCCCCAGGCGGATTAGGCAGCTCAGTAGCTGTCGATTTGTGACGTCATTCCATATCATCTGGTTACAGTTCCAATTAAGTATTTAGTCCATAAAAATACGGTTGCCGATAGGAGCCATCGCCGGCAGTCCGGTCTACATACGGACTATTCCTACTTCACGGATTAGAAGACGTCTTGTACTAGCTATGATATCCGTTTGAGTAGCAATATGGGTTGGAGACATGATGTCGAAACCTAGCTGAGTGAGACATCGCAGCCAGAACAATCGGATGGCGAATAAAAGCTCGACTTGTTTTCCGGTCCTGCTACACACAAGTTAAAAAGAATCAATGAATCAAATTCAGCATGACAGGTTAGATACTGAGATTTATgcaacagaaagaaaaggcatACAATTGCCACCAACACCAGAAACCCCGACAAGCCCATGCATCAACTCCTAAAAcgagaatcatcatcattggtTCATGCTGCTGGCCTGCAAGTATCTGGCAAAGCTGTTATCAGCCTCAGAAGGGCCGCTTTGCGACCCCGACAAAGCTTCCTTGTACCGATCTGACAAGCCTGCATCATCACCAGCACTGGGCGTGTAGTCATAGTCGTAATCGCCATCGCTGAAGTCCTCCCCATCGGCCAAGCCCCGTTTGATGatttcatcctcctcttcatcctctgccTCGCTGACGGTTTCCGGTCCAGGTTCGGGGCCCTTGCGATTCTTCGATGATCCAGAGACGGACATATCCTTCATGAGTCGACCGAGTTCCATCTCCCGCTGGGCCGATTTTTGTTCTTCCCgctctttcctcttccgctCCAGTTCAGGCTTGTAGTCGCGTTCGAATTCCTGGCGTTTCGTCTCAACGGCCTCGAAAAACTCGTCCACGCCATCGCCAGTCATGGAACTGACACCGACCACACTCAGATGTCGATAAAATTCTTCAAGCATCAGACTCATGCTATTCAACAAAGAGCCCATGTAGCCACTTCCAGCGCCAAATCCACCGGCACCGCCTTCGCCTCCAAAGGTGCCCGCTTCCTCCTCTTGACGCAACGCCGCTTGGAACTTGTCAAAGTCAGTCATCCACTCCTTCGCGAACTCAGCGTCTTTGACATCAGTCTTGTTGAACACCAGAATCATGGGCAGCTTGGTCTTGTAGAGGATACTGCATGCGTATAACATGTTACTCATGAACGTGCTGGTAGAGCTCGCGCGCGGGGTATCGATGATATACGCGATCACAGTCGGAAAGGATGAGGCCAGGGTTTCCAGGAAAATGCTGCCCGATGCACTCCAGACAAAGACCTCAATCTGACCAGGGGTGTCGACCAGAATGTGTTCGATCGGCTTCGCGGAGGGGTTTTCGGGGTTCGGCGTTGTGCGCTTCTCGAGCAGAGCAATGATCTGATCCACCTTGGTCGCAAACAAATTCAGAGACGTCAAGATGCCTCCGTTCGGTCCGAGATTGTACTGTTTCATCACTTCTTTGTAATTGATGGAGTCTCGAATATCGATGTTGCTCTCAAAGGGGACCGAGTGAACTGCGGGGTCGAGGTTCATCACATAAGGAACAGTGTTCTCCGAATGAAGATAAGAGTTGATTCTTTGCATGAACGTTGTCTTTCCAGAGCCTGTCAATCGCACCTGTATCAGCCTTTGCCTGCGCCCGCGCAATGTGAGACGAAGTCGAGTTCTCACCTGCCATGCCCACGCAGACCACGGAGACCGCCGGAGAAGCCATTTTGGTTTGAATGTATGTGGGTGACTCCAATATCAGGTGTGAGTTGGTGTTTGTCAGAACAGTCTGATCGATGTTGAAGGGATTTGATTTCGTGGACGAGTTGAAAGAAGAGTAGAGACGTGGagcttctctttttttttttcccaagACTTTCGAGTCGCGGGGAACTGCCGATCGGCGCGCCCGCACCGCCTAGCGGAGAACGCCAAACGTCATGCCGTCGCACGGGTTCGTCGTTCAATGCTTTTCGTACAGGTACCCTCGTGAGAGCCAAAATGACACTAGAGGATTTTGAAAAGTCACTTGCTGAGGGACAGGAGAAGCGCAGAGAGAGAAGTGAGAAAGACAGACACCATCGAGAGCGCCATCGTGATCGCGATCGCAGCAAAGACCGCTCTAGTCGGCATCACCATCGCTCCAGCCACCATCATCGACGGCATTCATCGCGATCCCGTGAGCGCGAGAGTACACCGCGATCGCGAATCACGACATCGCGATCAAGAGGGTCACCGAAGTAAACGCTCGCGTCACTCTCACGATAGCAGGGACGAGCAGGAGAGCTCACATAAACGTCGGCACCGACATGACAAAGAAGACGAACAATTGGCTCCAGCGACGATCGCACCCGAAGATTCCAATGCCCTGAAGCGAGATTCGTGGATGGAAGCGCCTTCCGCACTTGATATTGAATATGTCCATCGTTCCAATCCGGAGCGGGTCGAAGAGGCTTCCAAGCCCAAGATGCTTCAGGCGGATTTCGAACTCAAAATTCACGACAAAGAACTGAACAACCACCTGCGCGACCTCAAAGACGGGAAGGTCCTAGAGGATATCGAAGAAGAGCCTGCAAAGCACGAGGTGGATTACACGTTTGGCGACTCAGGGTCCCAATGGAGGATGACGAAACTGAAAGGCGTTTACCGAGAAGCCGAGGAAGGCGGCAGACCCGTCGAGGAGATTGCCGTGGAACGATTTGGTGATCTCCGCTCTTTTGATGATgcgagagaggaggaaattgaaCTCGATCGTCGCAAGAACTATGGCGAGTCATACGTAGGCAAAGACAAGCCGAGCGGAGAGCTATTCCAGGAAAGAAAACTGCAGCACGCAGTTCACCGGAAATCCCATGAGCATATTCGTGACCCTGCAGAGGATCTTAGGGCAGAAGATCAGGGCAGAGTTATGGACACTGAACCCCCGGCCAACACCACGAAACTACTCGATCAAACGGCGTTAAATCGTCTGAAGGCTCAGATGATGAAAGCCAAGCTGCGGGGAGCAGCTAACGCAGCGGAACTTGAGGAGCAATACAACAATGCTGCAGCTGCTGTGATGTCCAACCGCAGCGAATCGGATGTAGTCGTGCTCGGTGTCCAGCAAAACCGCATGTTGGCTGGCTCGAGAAATGAAGTCAGAGCCGTGGATACCAAGCGCGGCCGAGAGCGAGGTCTTGTTGAAGACAACGAAGATATGAGTATCGAAGACATGGTTCGAGAGGAGCGCAAGACTCGCGGTCAACTGGGAGGTGAAGGCGCACGGCTGGCGGAACGCATCGCAAAGGATGGCAAATTCGAGGTATGGAACCTACCCATGACTTGATCGTGGAATCAATCTTCAAGGAGGCTGAAGTCACTGACCAAATGTAGAATGATTTGGAGTACATGGATGAGCAAGCTTCCAAACTCGCCCGACGGGTACATCGGTCCGAAATCGACATCAAAAGCGCCACCATCAATGACTTCCGCAAGATGAACCGTATTCTGGACAATTGCCAACTGTGCCATAATGAAGATACCAATACTCCACCGGTTGCCCCGGTGGTGTCGCTCGCTACAAGGGTCTATCTTACGCTACCGACCGAACCCGAAATCAGTGAAGGCGGCGCAACGATCGTACCCATTCAGCACCGAACCAATCTTCTCGAGTGTGACGATGACGAATGGGAGGAGATCCGCAATTTCATGAAGAGCCTGACACGAATGTACCATGATCAAGGCCGGGATGTCATCTTCTACGAGAACGCGGCTCAACCGCACCGCAAGCGCCATGCGTCTATGGAAGTAGTCCCTCTTCCTTACAGTCTCGGCGAGACCTCGCCCGCCTTCTTCAAGGAAGCCATTCTCAGTGCAGAGTCAGAGTGGTCGCAACATCGAAAGCTCATCGACACGTTGGCCAAGTCCAAGCAAGGACTCGGCAGAAATGCATTCCGTCGGACCTTGGTCAAGGAGATGCCCTACTTCCATGTATGGTTTGAGCTTGACGGAGGTCTAGGTCACATTGTCGAGGATGACAATCGCTGGCCTCGCGGTGA comes from Penicillium oxalicum strain HP7-1 chromosome I, whole genome shotgun sequence and encodes:
- a CDS encoding GPN-loop GTPase 1 — its product is MASPAVSVVCVGMAGSGKTTFMQRINSYLHSENTVPYVMNLDPAVHSVPFESNIDIRDSINYKEVMKQYNLGPNGGILTSLNLFATKVDQIIALLEKRTTPNPENPSAKPIEHILVDTPGQIEVFVWSASGSIFLETLASSFPTVIAYIIDTPRASSTSTFMSNMLYACSILYKTKLPMILVFNKTDVKDAEFAKEWMTDFDKFQAALRQEEEAGTFGGEGGAGGFGAGSGYMGSLLNSMSLMLEEFYRHLSVVGVSSMTGDGVDEFFEAVETKRQEFERDYKPELERKRKEREEQKSAQREMELGRLMKDMSVSGSSKNRKGPEPGPETVSEAEDEEEDEIIKRGLADGEDFSDGDYDYDYTPSAGDDAGLSDRYKEALSGSQSGPSEADNSFARYLQASSMNQ